The Rhipicephalus microplus isolate Deutch F79 unplaced genomic scaffold, USDA_Rmic scaffold_14, whole genome shotgun sequence genome contains a region encoding:
- the LOC119181501 gene encoding uncharacterized protein LOC119181501 yields the protein MSHVWMVTCKSTLMKTKLVTRGEFFVKSRRCLVIDPEPTEVKLKLMWLPERLEDAYVCEALQAFGKVKTISQESWKVADMEQMRTLNRDVVLSLADGVRIADIPHILVVGEVQSLVLIPGRPPLCLRCSKVGHIRRNCRTPRCDNCRRFGHSAEDCVMTYANKLRQHTKQPDDNLQEHIMDATEVLDATGDTPSMSYAAGSTTRNPEEERKSLAVDTVETSACKGPSESCKPHTQNDSAPPLAQATTVAHEIWHYLHMCPNPRHVS from the exons atgtctcatgtttggatggtcacatgcaagtcaacgctgatgaaaacaaagttggtcacaagaggcgaatttttcgtcaaaagtcgtcgatgcctcgttatagacccggagcccacggaagtgaagttgaagcttatgtggcttcctgagcgcttggaggacgcctatgtgtgcgaggcactgcaagcttttgggaaggtcaagacaatatcacaagaaagctggaaagtagcggacatggAACAAATGCGGACGCTAAATAGGGATGTTGTTTTGTCCCTTGCTGATGGAGTTCGCATTGCGGATATTCCTCACATTCTTGTTGTCGGCGAAGTGCAAAGCCTCGTCCTGATACCTGGCCGCCCACCACtttgccttcggtgcagtaaggttggacacatccgtcgaaactgcaggacccctcgctgtgacaactgtcgacgcttcggtcattcggccgaagattgtgttatgacatacgccaacaagctgcgacagcacacaaaacagccagatgataacctacaagagcatattatggatgccaccgaggttctggacgcaacgggagacactccgtcaatgtcatatgctgcaggctctaccacaaggaatccagaagaggaaagaaagtcactcgctgttgacacagtggaaacttctgcgtgcaaagggccaagtgaatcatgcaagcCGCATACCCAAAACGACTCCGCACCACCCCTAGCACAA GCCACTACTGTGGCTCACGAGATATGGCACTACTTGCACATGTGCCCCAATCCTCGCCATGTTTCTTGA